From a single Aquincola tertiaricarbonis genomic region:
- the tnpC gene encoding IS66 family transposase: protein MDPISQLPDDAPLLKQQLRISASEVQRLKLMVDKLTAQLARRLRAQFGSSSERFDDGQASLIERTALSEAPVRKPAVPAANAATVDRSLPPHLPREQQEVRPDASHVHHDALGQPCGCTACGGRLRAIGADVSEHLEYVPARFKVIRTVRPKLACTKCEAIFQAAAPSRPIVRGLAGPALLAHVMVSKFCDHAPLYRQSRIYAREGVEIDRSTMAGWVEQVHLLLQPLVAALGRHVLAAAKVHADDTPVKVLAPGEGKTRTGRLWVYVRDDRPAADTAPPAVWFRYSADRKGEHPRGHLQGFRGILQADAYGGWNGLYEAGQATEAACWAHARRPWWDLYEQHRDDTGLAAQALRRIQALYAIEADVRGQSPAARRAQRQARAGPLLEEFHRWLQGVLTQVSTKSELAKAARYSLGRWAALTRYVNDGRIEIDNSAAERALRGVALGRGNFLFMGSNAGGERAASLYSLIETAKLNGLDPQAYLRDVLQRIADHPVNRIDELLPWSMTAPPAQQRAA from the coding sequence ATCGACCCGATCAGCCAACTGCCCGATGATGCGCCGCTGCTCAAGCAGCAGCTTCGGATCAGCGCCAGCGAGGTGCAGCGGCTCAAGCTGATGGTCGACAAGCTCACCGCGCAGCTCGCCCGGCGGCTGCGTGCGCAGTTCGGCAGCTCCAGCGAGCGGTTCGATGATGGTCAGGCCAGCCTGATCGAGCGCACGGCGCTGAGCGAGGCGCCCGTGCGCAAGCCCGCGGTGCCAGCGGCCAACGCGGCGACGGTCGACCGCAGCCTGCCGCCGCATCTGCCTCGCGAGCAGCAGGAGGTCCGCCCTGACGCCAGCCACGTCCATCACGATGCACTGGGTCAGCCCTGCGGCTGCACGGCTTGCGGTGGCCGGCTGCGTGCCATCGGTGCCGATGTGTCGGAGCACCTTGAGTACGTGCCGGCCCGCTTCAAGGTCATCCGCACCGTGCGGCCCAAGTTGGCCTGCACGAAGTGCGAAGCCATCTTCCAGGCCGCCGCGCCCAGCCGACCTATCGTGCGCGGCCTTGCTGGCCCGGCGCTGCTGGCGCATGTGATGGTGTCGAAGTTCTGCGACCACGCGCCGCTGTACCGCCAGAGCCGGATCTACGCCCGCGAGGGCGTCGAGATCGACCGCAGCACCATGGCCGGTTGGGTCGAACAGGTGCACCTGCTGCTGCAGCCGCTGGTCGCTGCGCTCGGTCGGCATGTGCTGGCCGCGGCCAAGGTCCATGCTGATGACACGCCGGTGAAGGTGCTAGCGCCCGGCGAAGGCAAGACCCGCACCGGCCGGCTGTGGGTCTATGTGCGCGACGACCGGCCCGCGGCCGACACGGCGCCCCCCGCGGTCTGGTTCCGCTACTCGGCGGACCGCAAGGGCGAGCATCCCAGGGGCCACCTGCAGGGCTTCCGCGGCATCCTGCAGGCCGATGCCTACGGCGGGTGGAACGGGTTGTACGAGGCGGGCCAGGCGACGGAGGCAGCCTGTTGGGCGCATGCACGCCGACCCTGGTGGGACCTGTACGAGCAGCACCGCGACGACACCGGTCTCGCAGCGCAGGCACTGCGCCGCATCCAGGCGCTGTATGCCATCGAGGCCGACGTCCGAGGCCAGTCGCCGGCGGCACGTCGAGCGCAACGCCAGGCGCGAGCGGGTCCGCTGCTCGAAGAGTTCCACCGATGGCTGCAGGGCGTGCTGACACAGGTGTCCACCAAGTCCGAACTTGCCAAGGCGGCACGCTACAGCCTGGGCAGGTGGGCGGCGTTGACTCGTTACGTGAACGACGGGCGCATCGAGATCGACAACTCGGCCGCCGAGCGCGCGTTGCGCGGCGTGGCGCTCGGGCGCGGCAACTTCCTCTTCATGGGCTCGAACGCCGGGGGCGAGCGTGCAGCGTCGCTGTACAGCCTGATCGAGACCGCCAAGCTGAACGGGCTGGATCCGCAAGCCTACCTGCGCGACGTGTTGCAGCGCATCGCCGACCACCCGGTCAACCGCATCGACGAGCTGTTGCCTTGGTCAATGACGGCGCCGCCAGCGCAGCAGCGCGCAGCCTAA
- the tnpA gene encoding IS66-like element accessory protein TnpA yields the protein MDDSGHTPVWTGQRIERTNARGRHRYLPAFKAWIVDQALVPGTSLAGLAMRHQVNANQLRRWVTLRQRLGSEAVPAPAPAPTLLPVVVTASPVTSSESRAHAIELDVAGVVVKVRSGVDSAALRTVIMVLRSMPT from the coding sequence ATGGACGATAGCGGACACACACCGGTCTGGACGGGTCAGCGCATTGAGCGCACCAACGCAAGAGGCCGTCACAGATATCTGCCGGCGTTCAAGGCTTGGATCGTCGATCAGGCGCTGGTTCCCGGCACATCGCTTGCGGGTCTGGCCATGCGCCACCAAGTCAACGCCAACCAATTGCGCCGCTGGGTGACGCTGCGCCAGCGCCTGGGATCTGAAGCTGTACCCGCACCTGCACCCGCGCCGACGCTGCTGCCCGTGGTGGTGACCGCATCACCGGTGACGAGCAGCGAGTCGAGAGCGCACGCCATCGAGCTCGATGTTGCCGGTGTCGTCGTCAAGGTACGCAGTGGCGTCGATTCAGCCGCCCTGCGCACCGTGATCATGGTGCTTCGCAGCATGCCGACATGA
- the tnpB gene encoding IS66 family insertion sequence element accessory protein TnpB (TnpB, as the term is used for proteins encoded by IS66 family insertion elements, is considered an accessory protein, since TnpC, encoded by a neighboring gene, is a DDE family transposase.), producing the protein MIGLPANTRVWIMAGHTDMRKGFDGLAALVQTALANNPFCGHVFVFRGRRGDIVKVLWFDGQGLMLLAKRLERGRFVWPQATSGSVSLTPAQLSMLLEGIDWRMPVRTHAPQLAA; encoded by the coding sequence ATGATCGGTCTGCCGGCCAACACCCGGGTGTGGATCATGGCGGGCCACACCGACATGAGGAAGGGCTTCGATGGCCTGGCCGCGCTGGTCCAGACCGCGTTGGCGAACAACCCCTTCTGCGGCCACGTGTTCGTCTTCCGCGGCCGTCGCGGCGATATCGTCAAGGTGCTGTGGTTCGATGGGCAAGGCCTGATGCTGTTGGCCAAGCGACTCGAGCGCGGCCGCTTCGTCTGGCCGCAGGCCACCTCGGGCAGCGTGTCGCTGACGCCCGCTCAGCTGTCCATGCTGCTTGAAGGCATTGACTGGCGCATGCCCGTGCGCACGCATGCGCCGCAGCTGGCCGCTTGA